From Klebsiella electrica, the proteins below share one genomic window:
- the nudE gene encoding ADP compounds hydrolase NudE: MSKSLQKPAILNVETVARSRLFNVESVDLEFSNGVRRVYERMRPSTREAVMIVPIVDDHLILIREYAVGTESYELGFSKGLIDPGETVMEAANRELKEEVGFGANKLTFLKKLSMAPSYFSSQMNILVAEDLYPESLPGDEPEPLPQVRWPLSQLMTLLDDEDFNEARNVSALFLVREWLRAQGRL, encoded by the coding sequence ATGAGCAAATCATTACAAAAACCCGCCATTCTCAATGTTGAAACAGTAGCGCGTTCGCGTCTTTTTAACGTTGAAAGCGTGGACCTCGAGTTCAGCAACGGCGTGCGTCGCGTTTATGAACGCATGCGCCCTTCGACGCGTGAAGCCGTGATGATTGTACCGATTGTTGATGACCATCTCATTCTGATCCGTGAATATGCCGTTGGCACCGAATCTTATGAACTGGGGTTTTCTAAAGGGCTGATTGATCCGGGTGAAACCGTCATGGAAGCCGCGAACCGTGAGCTGAAAGAAGAGGTGGGTTTCGGCGCTAATAAGCTGACGTTCCTGAAAAAACTGAGCATGGCACCGTCCTATTTCTCCAGCCAGATGAATATTCTGGTGGCAGAAGATCTGTACCCGGAATCGCTGCCCGGCGATGAGCCGGAACCTTTACCGCAGGTACGCTGGCCGCTGTCGCAGCTGATGACGCTGCTCGATGATGAAGATTTTAACGAAGCGCGCAACGTCAGCGCCCTGTTTTTGGTCCGTGAGTGGCTACGGGCTCAGGGACGCCTGTAG